The sequence below is a genomic window from Streptomyces sp. NBC_00289.
GGCGGCCTTGAGCGCGTGGCCGACGGCGGTGATCACCTCAAAGGGAATGTCGATGCTCTCATCTAGATCGTCGCAGTAGCTGGCTGCTTCTTGATCGAGGGCTTCTGCCAGACGAGCGGCGGTCTCGCCAGGTATGGTCTCGCCGGATGCCCGGCCCCATGCAGCTGTGATCGCTTCCCAAACGTTGCTGCGGTACGGCCGTGCGCAGTCCATGTACAGGTCGAAGACCCGCTCGGCTACCCCTGCGACGAAGGCCGCACGCTGTTCGGGGGACATCCCGAGGATGACGGCGAATTCCGACTCTGGCAGCATGCCGACTTCTTTCTACGGCGGTTGGCCGTCTTCTTCGGGTCACCCATCCTGTGCTGGCGGCTTCGGCCTCATGGTAGGCGCGCAGGGCGGGTACTCAAGGGCGACGGTGGGGGCGTTCGTCCCAGCGATGGGTGGCCCAGGCTCGACGGATCAGGCTACGGATGGTGATGATCGTGTCCGCGAGATCGAAGAAGGCGTTGACGACGGTAGCGCGGCGTTCGTAGCAGCGGGAAAGGCGGTAGAAGGCGTTCTGCCAGGCGTGCGTACGCTCGACATGCCACCGCCGGCTCGCCTGGATCGGCGCCTTCTCACCCTTGTGCGCGATGCGTCCGCGCAGGTCGCGGGCCGCCAGTTCAGCGCGGGTCTTGTCCGAGTCGTAGCCGGCGTCCAGGTGCACCATGATGTCGTTGGGCAGCGGCCCGAGGTCGTCCAGCAGGTCCAGGGTCGGCGAGAGCAGCGGCGAGTCGTGGCGGTTCGCTCCGGCCAGGACCCGGCCGAGCGGGATCCCGTAACCATCCGTCATGCCCGAGCGTTTCAAGCCCTGTTTGCCGCGATCGACCGGTGAGCGCCCGGCGACCTCGCCGCCGCCGGGGGCCTTGGTGATGGAGCCGTCGACGGCGATCTGGTCGAGCACGAGCCCGACGATCCGGTCGTAGGACTCCAGCGTGATCTGCTTGAGTCGGCCAAAGACGCCGAGCCGGATCCATTCGTCGCGGCGGTTGCGGATGGTGGTCGCCGAGCAGGTCGTGTCGGAGATCGCCTGGTAGGAGCAGCCGAACCGCAGGAGTTGCAGCAACTTGTCGAACACGATCCGGTCGCTGATACGGCGCCGGTGGCACCCCAGCGGGTGGGACGGATCGACCGTAGGGCGCTCGGGCAGCAGCGCCGCGAATTGTTCCCAGAGCGGGTCAGTCAGCCATGATGGAAGCACGGGCACAGGTCCCCCCAGTAATCACAGAGCGTCGCAACTCCATGATCACCGGGACCTGTGCCCACCTTGTCGCTGGGGGCTCCCCACGACGTCTATCTGCGCGAGCTCTAAGTGTCTTCCTGGTTGGTGGAGTTGGCCGAGCGAGCGTCACTTGTCGCTTCCGTTCGGCCGGGCAGAGGTGCCGTGTCCTCGCAGAAGAAGTATCCGGTCGCGTTGTGTGCCGAAGATCGTCGGGCTTTGGAGCGCGTGACGACGACGGGGTCCGCAGCGCGTCATTGATCAGGCGGGCGCGGGTGCTGCTCGCGTTGGACACCTCGGCCGGCGCGGTCGCTCCGCGGGTGGTGATCGCGGACCGGGTCGGGGTCTCGTGCGATACGGTCCGCCTGATCTCGAAGCGGTACGCGGAGACCGGTGGTGATGTGTGGGCCACGGTCGGCCGGAAGGCGCGCGCACTCCCGCCGGTACCCTCCGCAGTGACCGGCGAGGTCGAGGCGCGGTTGATCGCACTGGCCTGCTCGACGCCGCCCAAGGGACACGCGCGGTGGTCGCTGCGCCTGCTGGAGAAGCACGTCGCGCTGGTCGAGGACATCCCGGATCTGGACCACTCCACGATCGGTCGGGTCTTGAAAAAACGGAATTGCGTCCTCATGTGAAGAAGTGCTGGACCATCCCGCCGGCTGCGAATGCGGCTTTCGCCGCGGCGATGGAGGACGTCCTGGCGGTCTACCGCCGGCCCTTCGATCCGGCGCGCCCGGTGGTGTGCATGGATGAGAAGCCGTACCAGCTGCTCGGTCACGTCCGCGATCCGCTTCCCGCACGGCCGGGCCGTGACCGGCGCGAGGACAACGAGTACGTCCGCTCGGGGACCTGCTCGATCTTCTGCTGGGTCGAGCCGCTGCGCGGATGGCGGCGCGTGGACGCGC
It includes:
- a CDS encoding IS5 family transposase, translated to MPVLPSWLTDPLWEQFAALLPERPTVDPSHPLGCHRRRISDRIVFDKLLQLLRFGCSYQAISDTTCSATTIRNRRDEWIRLGVFGRLKQITLESYDRIVGLVLDQIAVDGSITKAPGGGEVAGRSPVDRGKQGLKRSGMTDGYGIPLGRVLAGANRHDSPLLSPTLDLLDDLGPLPNDIMVHLDAGYDSDKTRAELAARDLRGRIAHKGEKAPIQASRRWHVERTHAWQNAFYRLSRCYERRATVVNAFFDLADTIITIRSLIRRAWATHRWDERPHRRP
- a CDS encoding helix-turn-helix domain-containing protein, with translation MLLALDTSAGAVAPRVVIADRVGVSCDTVRLISKRYAETGGDVWATVGRKARALPPVPSAVTGEVEARLIALACSTPPKGHARWSLRLLEKHVALVEDIPDLDHSTIGRVLKKRNCVLM